The Campylobacter concisus ATCC 51562 genome segment GATACGCTTAGCTGGAAGCCTATATACGCTCTTGGATTTAAACTAAAGGAGAACTAATGAAAGTAGTAACACTAGAGGAATATCTAAAGCGTACCAGCGAGATGATAACTCCTGTCCAATATATCAGAGCAGGAAAAACAATAAAACTTGTTATGATTGAACCTTGTGAAGAAGCTTTGAAAGATTTTGCTTCTATAACAAGTTATGCAGTAGATAAACTTTCTTATGACGGATGTGCAACTATTACTGCGAGGTTTGAGAAAGATTGTTGTTTATTATTTGAACCCAATGTGAAACAACTAGCAAGTGACCCATATAATGTTAGTGTGGAGTATATTCTACGGAATGTTGTTGAAGCATTTAAAGTTGAAGGGAAAACTAATGAGAAACACTAGATATAGAGCTTGGGATAAAGAGCAAGAAAAAATGTACTATGACGTAGAGCGTATCTATGATGACTGGAAAACCAGCTGTGCCTCTTTTGGAGCTATGCTAGAGGATACTAAACGTTTTGATGTTATGCAATACACTGGTAAAAAGGATATTAATAGTCGCAGAATATTTGAAAAAGATATTGTAAGTTTTTGCACACTAAATGGCGCGGAGCGGATAGGAAGGGTTAAATACTATGAGGATGGTGCAAGCTTTTTAATAATAGCTGAAGGGCGTTACGCGGAGTATCTTAATAATGTTTATAACTTAGAAGTCATAGGAAATATTCACGAAAATAAGGAGTTACTAAATGAGTAGCCCAGAGCGTGAAAAACACTTAGCCGCCCTTACAAACCTAGAAGCATTTT includes the following:
- a CDS encoding YopX family protein; translated protein: MRNTRYRAWDKEQEKMYYDVERIYDDWKTSCASFGAMLEDTKRFDVMQYTGKKDINSRRIFEKDIVSFCTLNGAERIGRVKYYEDGASFLIIAEGRYAEYLNNVYNLEVIGNIHENKELLNE